One window of Verrucomicrobiota bacterium genomic DNA carries:
- a CDS encoding DUF2237 domain-containing protein produces the protein MAENIFGEALEPCGFDPKTGFFRDGYCHTCGEDTGQHTVCAVLTAEFLQFSRARGNDLETPRPEFQFPGLKPGDRWCLCLGRWIEAREAGKAPQVVPRATHLSVLEFLDREELEPFFLSDEG, from the coding sequence ATGGCCGAAAACATTTTTGGAGAAGCCCTCGAGCCCTGTGGCTTCGACCCTAAGACGGGATTCTTTCGGGACGGGTATTGCCACACCTGCGGGGAAGACACCGGACAGCACACGGTGTGTGCCGTTCTGACCGCCGAATTTCTCCAGTTCAGTCGGGCACGTGGCAATGATCTCGAGACGCCTCGACCGGAATTTCAGTTTCCGGGGCTGAAGCCGGGCGACCGCTGGTGTCTTTGCCTCGGGCGCTGGATCGAGGCCCGGGAGGCCGGGAAGGCGCCCCAGGTCGTTCCTCGAGCGACCCATCTTTCGGTCCTCGAGTTTCTGGACCGAGAGGAATTGGAGCCTTTTTTCCTTTCGGACGAAGGGTGA
- a CDS encoding phosphatase PAP2 family protein: MSRRAEWSGTAFLRWLGEPLLESWRDSWGWLGRRWRALVLSLLLVAGSVILMSRTVDGPWLEASLVESNAERKKMAESISKWGDFLYYTLGLVTALFLLAALRRSAHWRRVAATVLVSAVLAGLVCNLFRAGLGRPRPSARDDSGQKIPDGFYGPRWKPGSGPDNQYLGFPSAHSAVAVGTAVPLAILAPPVGVPLLLVSASIPWSRMALNRHHPSDLLAGCYLGVVFGLAAGLSARKRHATKRPT, encoded by the coding sequence ATGAGCAGGAGAGCGGAATGGTCGGGGACAGCGTTCCTGCGCTGGTTGGGAGAACCCTTGCTGGAATCCTGGCGGGATTCTTGGGGCTGGCTGGGACGCCGTTGGCGGGCTTTGGTTCTTTCTCTGCTGCTGGTGGCGGGCTCGGTCATCCTGATGAGCCGGACGGTGGACGGCCCTTGGCTGGAAGCGAGCTTGGTGGAATCGAATGCGGAGCGAAAGAAGATGGCTGAGTCCATCAGCAAGTGGGGGGACTTCCTCTACTACACGCTCGGCTTGGTCACGGCCCTGTTTTTGCTGGCCGCGCTCCGGCGGTCGGCCCACTGGCGACGGGTCGCGGCCACCGTGCTGGTTTCGGCGGTCTTGGCGGGGCTGGTCTGCAATCTTTTCCGAGCGGGGCTGGGTCGACCCCGCCCAAGCGCCCGCGACGATTCGGGCCAGAAAATTCCCGATGGCTTTTATGGGCCGCGATGGAAGCCAGGGAGCGGCCCCGACAACCAATACCTGGGCTTTCCCAGTGCGCACAGTGCGGTGGCGGTGGGAACGGCCGTGCCGCTGGCCATTTTGGCCCCGCCTGTAGGCGTGCCGCTCTTGCTGGTCTCAGCCAGCATCCCGTGGTCGCGCATGGCGCTCAATCGCCACCACCCCAGCGATCTTTTGGCGGGCTGTTACCTCGGAGTGGTCTTTGGGCTGGCGGCCGGTCTTTCCGCAAGAAAACGTCATGCTACGAAGCGCCCCACGTAG